In Oryza glaberrima chromosome 8, OglaRS2, whole genome shotgun sequence, the following are encoded in one genomic region:
- the LOC127782388 gene encoding tricin synthase 2 — MSMACTKVWRSTMYTPRRLKRTTPASRVSSTAMAAANGDASHGANGGIQIQSKEMKTAIHSNDSPKTLLKSESLHEYMLNTMVYPRENEFMRELRLITSEHTYGFMSSPPEEGQLLSLLLKLTGAKNTIEVGVFTGCSVLATALAIPDDGKVVAIDVSREYFDLGLPVIKKAGVAHKVDFREGAAMPILDNLLANEENEGKFDFAFVDADKGNYGEYHERLLRLVRAGGVLAYDNTLWGGSVALEDDSVLEEFDQDIRRSIVAFNAKIAGDPRVEAVQLPVSDGITLCRRLV, encoded by the exons GCGGCTGAAGCGAACGACACCGGCGTCAAGAGTATCAAgcacggccatggcggcggcgaacggcgatGCCAGCCATGGCGCCAACGGCGGCATTCAGATTCAGTCCAAGGAGATGAAGACGGCCATCCACAGCAACGATAGCCCCAAGACCCTCCTCAAGAGTGAATCCCTCCACGAG TACATGCTGAACACGATGGTGTACCCGCGGGAGAACGAGTTCATGCGCGAGCTCCGCCTCATCACCAGCGAGCACACCTA TGGGTtcatgtcgtcgccgccggaggaagGGCAGCTGCTGTCGCTGCTGCTGAAGCTGACAGGCGCCAAGAACACCATCGAGGTGGGCGTGTTCACCGGCTGCTCCGTGctcgccaccgcgctcgccaTCCCGGACGACGGCAAGGTCGTCGCCATCGACGTCAGCCGGGAGTACTTCGACCTCGGCCTCCCCGTCATCAAGAAGGCCGGCGTCGCCCACAAGGTCGACTTCCGCGAGGGCGCCGCCATGCCCATCCTCGACAACCTCCTCGCCAAC GAGGAGAACGAGGGGAAGTTCGACTTCGCGTTCGTGGACGCCGACAAGGGGAACTACGGCGAGTACCACGAGCGGCTGCTGCGGCTAgtgcgcgccggcggcgtgctgGCCTACGACAACACGCTCTGGGGCGGGTCCGTGGCGCTGGAGGACGACTCCGTGCTGGAGGAGTTCGACCAGGACATCCGCCGCTCCATCGTGGCCTTCAACGCCAAGATCGCCGGCGACCCGCGCGTGGAGGCCGTGCAGCTCCCGGTCTCCGACGGCATCAccctctgccgccgcctcgtctgA